Genomic DNA from Streptomyces sp. NBC_01571:
CCGTACGCCGCCGGACCGGGCCGGGGAGGGCCGGACCGGCCCCCCGCCCGGCCCAGCCGTCCCGCACCCCGGGTCAGCCGAGGTCCGGGATCCGCCAGTCGATCGGCTCGTGGCCCTGCTGGGCCACGGCCTCGTTGATCTGTGTGAACGGCCGGGAGCCGAAGAACTTCTTGGCGGAGAGCGGCGAGGGGTGCGCGCCCTTCACCACGATGTGCCGGTCCTCGTCGATGAGGGGGAGCTTCTTCTGGGCGTAGTTCCCCCACAGCACGAAGACCGCCGGGTCGGGCCGGTCGGCCACAGCGCGGATCACCGCGTCCGTGAACCTCTCCCAGCCCTTGCCCTTGTGGGAGTTGGCCTCACCGGAGCGCACGGTCAGCACCGCGTTGAGCAGCAGGACGCCCTGCTCGGCCCACGGCATCAGATAGCCGTTGTCCGGGATCGGGGTGCCGAGCTCCTCCTTCATCTCCTTGTAGATGTTCCGCAGGGAGGGCGGGGTCCGCACTCCGGGGCGCACCGAGAAGCACAGGCCGTGTCCCTGGCCCTCGCCGTGGTACGGGTCCTGGCCGAGGACCAGCACCTTCACCCGCTCGTACGGGGTCGCGTCGAGCGCGGCGAAGACCTCCTCGCGCGGAGGGTAGACGGGACCCCTGGCTCGCTCCTCCTCGACGAACTCGGTGAGTTCCTTGAAGTAGGGCTGCTGCAGTTCGTCGCCCAGGACGCCGCGCCAGGACTCGGGCAGCATGGCGGTGTCGGTCACGTCAACTTCCTCCGATGTACGGTCACTTCCAGGCCTCAGAACCTACAGGCGACCACTGACACCGGAGCCCGCACCCCTTGCCACCAGCGGATCCTCCCCTGTCACCCGGCGGATCCCGCCTCCGCGACCGGCAGCTCCGGCCGCCGTCTCCGCCTCCGCGTCCACCCCGCTACCTGGTGGTCTCACGGTGCGGCTCGCACATCACCAGGGTCGTCGACGACGACCCGCCGGGCCTCCGGGGACCGCTTGACGACGGCTCCCCGGCGGCCCCCGAGATGCCCCGGGCGAGCAGGCGCCGCACCCTGGAACTGAGCCCTTACGGCGTCACCGAGCTTCTCCCCCGACGTGGCGGGGCGGGGCTCCCTGCCTGCGACCTACCTACCGGCCGCGCCGCACGACCGGTCCGCCCGCGGACTGCCGCCGCCCGCGTCGCCCGCACCCTCCACAGTCCGCCCGACCCCCAGGAGCGACGACG
This window encodes:
- a CDS encoding uracil-DNA glycosylase — its product is MTDTAMLPESWRGVLGDELQQPYFKELTEFVEEERARGPVYPPREEVFAALDATPYERVKVLVLGQDPYHGEGQGHGLCFSVRPGVRTPPSLRNIYKEMKEELGTPIPDNGYLMPWAEQGVLLLNAVLTVRSGEANSHKGKGWERFTDAVIRAVADRPDPAVFVLWGNYAQKKLPLIDEDRHIVVKGAHPSPLSAKKFFGSRPFTQINEAVAQQGHEPIDWRIPDLG